In the Primulina tabacum isolate GXHZ01 chromosome 15, ASM2559414v2, whole genome shotgun sequence genome, aataaaaactttatatataaaaaaattacactattgggtaatttttcttttttttaaaaaaaaatctaaatcttGATTTTGAAACCAATCCAAACTTAAAATTGATTCAAACCATGCAATTTTAGTTAGTTTAAGATGTCGGTACGATTTGATTCGGTTCATAAACACCCGAGCTTCGAAGCAATTCCAGCAAGATTCACTTAGCATAAATGTGATGTTATGCATTATTAAGACTAGTAATTACTAACAAGAAAGACGTCTGATTGAATTTaagatataataaaaaaaacttatgtgttatttaatttaaattacgATAACATTGacaattattataatttatgaaattttgtcCATAACGTCAAgacaatataatataataaaatataaaacatataaaaaagATTTTCCCGAAAACACATTACTACTGCATATGTTTTGGGCTATTGGCATATGCTCCTCCTGCGAAAATTTTAATTGTAACAAAATCCATGTCAAAAATTATTAAACTATATATACTCGAATTTTTAAAACATTAGCTCGGGTGATCcaaaatcaattaaaaatatatttaattatcaaataatgtATATACACTTAGGTATTGTTTGGTACATCgtattatttatcaatctacCAATCATTTAtcttacatcaatcaaatcaataaattgAAACTACAATATTACatttgataaataatattataaatattttattgatattttcaaaaaaaaagaaTGATAATATcacattatttttaatttaatcaaattaatcaatcaaatcaaacaatatattaactatatttttatatattttattattaaaaaatattatttatctacGTATTATTTATTGCTGCTGAAAGTCCACAAAATAGAAGACTTCAACTTCTTCAATGTGTTTATTGGATATAAGTAAGTAGAAGAAGTCTATAAAATATGAAAGATTCGGTAGCCGACGTTGTCAGAAGAGTTGAGGATCACTTAAATGTAAAGAACGAGAAGACGAAGcaagcagcggaagaaaatcgtGAGACCGCGGAACACTGACGGAGGACACTACGGAAGCAGCCAAGGTTGTATGACTTATGAGTCACTGTACTCTTATATAATATTGTTGGCTGTATTTCTTTGTATTATTGGTTTCCGTGGTTTTGGaataatgaataagaaggatctgtaatttttttaatgaaaaaaatgaaataaagatCTGATTTTATCCTGAAAATGAATTAGCCCAATTCATTATTATGATACAATCCGTTGTAATGTAATGTAGGAGAAATACGAAGAATAAAAAGAATCAAAGACGCAAGAGACATAAGGCATTGCTTGACAATTAAGATTTTCATGATGTCCACTGCCATTTGACCCCatagatatattttttaatctttgttaacttttcaatatttattttgtcACGTGGTGCAAGGAATTAACGCGATTATTAGCTTAAATGTTAATAACCATTCTCGTCATCATCAATAGTTACCCTTGTTTTTGTTTACAGTTTCACAATTTAAACCTTTTTTTAGTGAATtcgtgaatttttttaattgttagaAGATTCCATATCTTCAACCTTCCACACAAATATAGATTAAAAACACATCCATACACTCACCTCTTTGGCGAAATTAGGCCTGCTAATTTGATATATATCAGCGTCAAAAGTTTTTCAAACAAAGGAGTTTTAGCAGATCTCAGGATTAAATCTTTGTTAAGGATTAAAAAGTTGTGACAAATACTGGAAAGGAGATAGCATAGGACGCTCCAATCTTTGGTTTAGGATTGAACTAAATTAGTTTTGGTAGTTGCTTCGGAGCATGTTTTCTCGGAGACCTTTAAAAGAGGATACTTTTCGGAGACCTGTTGTATTTCTAAATCTGTCCGAGGACAGTACTGGGATTCGACAAGGGATTTCCCAGATGGTTCATGATGAGATTCTCCAGCTCTTATCCCACGCTCAAGAGAAACACAACGATTTCTTGCCTGCAATTACAATTTCATATCAACCATTAAAAGCTTACAGCATTTCACTAAAAACCTACAATTACTGGTCAACTGAGCTGGCTAAATTTGCAATAGATCCTCGTAGCACAAAAAACAAGACTCTTTAACGAAACAGAGCACTCTATCAAGATTATTCTTACCAATAAAAAATTAAACCTAGTGCACTCCATACAGATTATTCCTCCAGAATCCGTCAGAAAATGATTATTGAATGATACTATACACCCACAATGAATTAACTGCAATGGAAGATTAAGAAGATGTAACAGATGAACGATGTTACATGCCTCCCTGACAGTATAGTTCTAAAAAACATTAGCCCGCAAAAACATTTTTGTACTGAGTAAAGTAGCTGACCTTGTCACATGACTCACATTTCCTCCAACCATCATCTTTTGAATGAAAGGTTACACAGAATCTTCCTTCCTCATATGCAGAACTACATAAATAAAATGACTTGATTAAATCAGATCTTGGAAGTGCATCACAAGTTAGGACAAAGTTCACGTACATAAGAGCCGCAGAAGCTGACAAAGAAATATTGCAAGAAATATGAGCATAAAAAATATCCATCAATACATCATCTGCGTAGTTAAGGAATATAACACACTTGCTCCACACTTCCTGATCCCTATATAACACCCAAATAATAAAAAGGACCATTTCCACCAAAGTTGATACTTTGGCTCCAACTGACTATTGGACAAACTTGCCTCATCTCATACTCATACTCACATCTTTCCCTTGAATGAAACCATCCTAGACAGCCTGACCTACCATCGCCGGACTGAAATTTCTGTCTTTGAGTATTTATGCGTGTGTGTGTAAGTCACGACATATCACCTCTAGGCTAAAAACTCAAGGTCATTAATGAATTATGTATCGACATAGGTGATACTTAGTTGCTTCTTTGAAGCAGCAACTATGGAACAacaataaatacatgaaatcACCTATCCTGACTTTCTAATCATACTATGCTTTCAATCATCCACAAAATTCATACATAACTTCACAGATCAGTTTGCAGCAATGATACTTCTGTTTACAGCGAGTTGTCTTCTTAAAAGCATCTTGGAAAACTCATTTTCAGGTTTTAGAATCTAACTAATAAGCATAGGGGTCTAATATTCAGATATACAATCAAAGCCAATGCTAGCATGTTTCAAAGATGAACTGAGCTATGAAATCCAAGAAAGGTCAAATGCTGGAATCAATGCCATGTTCAGCTACATTCTCTCTCTGTAACAATATTGTACCTTCATCAATTATTTACAAACACTATGTCCAGATCAAGTATGAATCGtcaaatttcacaaaatacacGGCAATTGTCTTTTTGCTTGAGAAGCAAGTTTACACAATCTGCTCCAACAGAGAACAAAGTTGAAGAGAACAACGTAACCAAAGTAAAATCACCTCCAACTTTCACACAGATAAATGCAGcccaagaaaagaaaaaatgaaaaatgaaatcAAGCACATCAAATTGATCAAAATAGCTTGCACACAACCAGaacaaaagagaaaaaaaagaaaaaagaaaaaagccGACAGCAACATCAAGCAGCGAGAGCTAGTAACCGTTTGCAAAAAACCACAATCAAATCAAAACTAAGAAAAAATGCGAACAAACATCTCTAGGTTCTGGGATTGTTCCCTCCACTCACAAGCATCGCAGGCAGAGGCGAGCGCTGGCGCCGCTGCGGAGGCGCCACCCGTTCCTGAAATGGTCGGGATTGGAGCTGGACTGCTGGCATTGGAGACACGACATGCTTGGCGAAGAAGCAACTGAAAGACAGAACCCTAAAAACACTGAAAGTGAGTTTGAGTGCGTGTCAAGGATGGTGACAGTGAAGAAACAGACAACGGGGAGCCCAATGTATTAAATGAAAcaatcatttcagattttttaatatacaatcacataatttttttacaaaatttattttcaggttttgatttaaatttcaaaacaagTTTACAAATGTATCAAGTTTTTAAAAACAAGAGCATCTCCAATGGAGGCGCTGAATTGGAAATACATGAACATTGCTAGCAAGTGATGATATAAATCAatgaattattaatttaatatactttagataattaaagaataattaaataatttcatttaattgatttttatttttttgggagTATGCTAAATAAAGTTAATATGatgatatattaataaatttgtaAGCAGATTTCAGtggaatatattattttttgaatatataacttaaataaatatttaattaatttatgtttttttccCTAAAGTATGTACCGCTTTTACTAATTTAATTTATCTTGGTTATTTAAattagttgaattaattgtatATGCAAATTAACAAActtcataaattaattaagttcTTCATTGCGTAGGTGCTTAATGAGTGAGCACGACCAATGATTTCGATGTAAAAGGATGTTTGTTTACCCTTTCACGCTGAGTTTAAATGAGAAACGTTAACATTAATGATGAGTTTATACACAGAAGTTATAGTTTaaaaatgtatttaaaaaaagttCACTTTTAAGtgctttttttatttaaaaaataaaacgatTTTTATGTTTGGATAAACTCAAAAAccagaaaatagaaattcaaaaaacaattttttaagtgttttttaaaacaattttttggtaaacaaacattctatttctaaataaaaatacttttttaaaaaaatgcttTTAGCCCATTGATTTTTTCCAACCGAACACACTTTAAGTTTCGAGGTTTGGCTAGTAGTTTAAACAAAAATGATTTTTGCATTGTCTCCGAACCAATTATGGCTGTTTTGTCAAAAGTGGAATGCTTGTTGACAACAACTATGCAAGGTTTGATATTTCCAAACTCGATATAACGACTTCTAAGGCTATAATAGTtgataatttttcttatttgttTGTAGCATTATAGATTATGacatattaattataatatgattcatattttaaTAACTTGAAAAGCATATCAACTCTCCATATTGACAAAGAAACACAAATATAAAACTTGTATTGAAgcaaaataacaaaatcatcttCCAAAACAATTGAAAGAAATCATGAATGAATTCTTTATTTCATTCAGATTTTCTAAAACTGGTAAAAAAATACGTGTGTTGATTTTTTAACTTATCCGATTGCATATCAAATATTGAAAGTAGGATATAAAACTAGTCAGAAACCAAATTGTAATCACAAATCCACGACCATTCAATTAGTCGTACAGCCTTTTGGCAAAATCAGTTCTCAACGTTTTACTTTCACTCTTCAAAATCTTCACCTCAGACTTCTCCATTTGAGATATGGCTTTCGCCACAGCCTGCATTTTCCGCGCATTCTTTGATCTCTTCATTGGTCTTCCCTTTTTCACCTTCCTGCATTACAATTCAAGACAATCGTTCCACATTTCAAATAAAATGTAAGAAAATAGCTTGCTCGTATAAATCTTATTGGCACCAAATCACAATCTTCAAATTTTCTATCAGAATCAACCAGTTGGTCCAGCCACGAAGCTAGGAGACAATGTGTACTAAGCAAAAAAGATGAATTAGGCAGCATTGAATGTGAGGAATGAGAAAAATCTCCGATTCAAGATGGAATCATCACATTTTATCAAGGTAAAAAATAAAGTGTCTTGTTTGGATGACAACGAGAATAGGTGATCGTGTTTCTCTACCAATGATCAGGCTTTCCATCCATTCGATTACAGTAGATTCGAGTTTTTAATAATTCTTCGATTTAAATGACTTAATTTCTTGCTCCAAAAAGGTTCATGTACAGATGACCAGCGTGGCTTTTAAACAAACCACCTTGGCTGAAATGCCTTAGAATTCAGTTAATAACAACCGCAGCTTCAAAAAGATTTTATTTGCCTTGAATCTGCAATCTTTCAGGAGCCCGTTCGAAAGAGAAATCCCATCAAGTCCGTTCCAGGAATGGTCAATTTGGttgaaaaacaaacaaatgcCCTCAGCCAAATTTAGCCAGAATTACACGGATTGAAATCGTCAAGAGGGTGGCACAAAATCATTAACATAGATTAGAATCAAACAGAACTGACATGATCAGTAGCTCTTTTTTGGACTAGCAAATATCAAGATATGCAGTATTACCGGCTCACTCGTCTTCTATTCAGAGATAGCTCAAGAATAACACCTCAGAACCATAATATAAAAGACAACAATCGAACTTGCGGAAGGATGAATTGAACTGACCTGAAGGTTTCACTAACAGAAGGTTTGGGAGCCACAGCTTCTGATGTGTCCATCGctgaaaataataagtttcagaGAAAGTTTCAATGTTCgcatctaaaaaaaaaaaaattagttttttgtTCTCTGAAAAGGGGGATAAACCGAACCTTCGGAAAAATTCGTGAACGAATCATCCATAGACATTGGCTCCGAAccattcttcttcttcttgtttCTGTTCTTCCCCATTAATCGAATCTCATCAAATTTCTCCAAGTATCAAAGGTTTTTCAACAATGCCCTAGAAATTAGTATCCGATGGTTTTGTGAATAAACCTTATCGTGGATTCGGATAGAGGACCATTTGGGCCGAAAATAAAGATTACTGGGCTTTACTGGGTAACGGGCTGTTATCAGGGACACAAATAGTATATACTTTGTATTTGTAaactatatataataatatttagatAATATTTCTCATCTGTAAGAAAATATGAcgaataacaaaattttaatcttaaagagataaatatatgaaaaaaaacGTAAATTTGTTCATAAACTaagagtaggttttttgtgagacggtctcacgaatctttatttgtgagacgggtcaaccctatcgatattcacaataaaagtaatattcttagcataaaaaataataatttttcatggataacctaaataaaagatctatctcacaaaatacgatccgtgtgACCGTCTCACATGAATTTTTGTCATAAACTAATGGTGAAGAGATTCGACTTACACTCCCTCAAATGAAATATTGGATTTACTCCTACTGAGCAAAACCAGATTCAAAaagcaaaaaaattaaaattatttagtaAAACTTGTACGGATTAACACCACCTTGATTATTATTTACACCTGCACCTGCCTCATTTATTTTCCCATTGAGTTTCTGTTTGGGctaaaattaaattatgcaGATCCAGCTAACTTATGCAAGCTCAATTTAATTATATTGTCCAATGAAGTTATACAAGCTCATCAAATGTGACAAACATACTTCCATCGATTCAAATTAATTCAGATAAGTCAAAAGGATCGTGGAAAGATGAGAAGACCGTGGCAGGAAAGAGGAGAAGAAACTGCACCGCACAATGAAGAAAAGGAGGAAATCGGCCAACACAGAGAACACACACAATCTCTCGCACAAATTCCAGCAAACTCGCTTCAGAATTCTCATAGCATTAATCAGTggtttttcatagttttaagTCTATATTTCATTAGTTAAAGCTATTTTCTTTCAGATTTCAACAACATTATTTGTtttatgttaatattttataaatttttacagTTTATTCAAAATACAGATCATGTTAAGAGTTTATTTCTCAATTTTCAGTCGTTTGTCCTTAGTTTTATTTGTATATAACTCTATATTTGTTTATGAGATCTTAACAAACGGTCAAATGTAGTATCTACAATCGTTGTGTttttagaagttagatttttatcattttcatataaaTTGATGTATTTTTGCACTTGACACACTCGTAAATCAATATATTGTGCAAACAGTTCTATTTCGGATTAGAGAGCGTATATTAATTACACGATAGTGTTTGTTTGAAGTTATTAGATATAAAAGTAATCATTCCCACTACTCATATTCACATGCAAATTGCAAACAATTGAACACTATATACTTCCATGAATCTATATTATTCAGAATAATTTCATTAGAATGATATTGTGTTTTGGTATATGGATTTTTCCTTTACATTTTCAAATCTATCGCGTGTGTGTCGGGTAAAAGGTATACcacaaaaatatttcaagttttgcTTTTTTATATAAGAGGTTTTAAACGATCACTTTTAAACATTCGTTTCAAACTTAATAGATGAATCCAAGTACCACTTCAAAGAATTGTCGAGTGTTGTAGAAAAATAGAGGATACAATTATTGCAAACCAAAGgaataaatgaaaaatatagtTTACGAAAGATGTTTGTTTTGtcgataaaataaaaaagtttggagtatattttatttttgggtaTCTTCATGTATTAATATTCATTGTCAAGTATGAGAATTTTGGATTCGAATCAACGTTAAAACAAAAATCACCGACTTttgtaaaattaaaaaaaaaattattggtgTATTAAACATCTAATCTAAAACCACACTAATATAAAGAGTAATAGTATATCGTTTTGGATTTACACATATAAGAGGTTTTgcttcaatataaaaatatcaaatttttaaaaaatatacaattttttatccagtaaaattttttattaaaaaaaatttactaaaaaagaAACTTATGCAAATCCTATTATTTCCCTTCCCTTGATATTCGATAATAAACAAaagtaattatttaatttaattaaataatcccACAAATATAATATACTACAGATGGGTTTCTTCCCCCCctgaaaattatttgaaaatatctTCTAAAGCCCTCCGAATATAACAGATATCTATTAAAGGCATTTGTTATTTCAGATGAATCACCTGATCCTTAATGTCGCCATCAATGCATCGATTTGTTTCATTGAAACGGTAACCTAGTACACGAATCTGTTGGTTTGGTTCCTCTGACAATATTTATCTCATTGCGGCGGGCAACAGTTACCATTCTGCCGTCAATTTGACGTTATTCTCGGATAAGTGTTCACCTGAGCCCCTGGTTTTCCTAATTTCGTCCATTTTACCTGAAAATTGCGTTATTGTGGGTAATTTAATCATCCGGATTGAAAGTTTACAGGATTCTGATTGATTCAGGGTATGAAGCTCGTGCTTTGAACAATTCAGACTTTGCTCGGAATTCTATAAGGAAGCGATTATTGAGCAATTCGGATTGAAATTGAAGGGTTTTGTGCGAAGATTGATTTgataaccaaaaataaaataaaaatgatgtcCTTGTCGCCTAATTCATTAGCTCGCAGCTCCTTGGAAGAAATGCTGGAATCGCTACGGCAAAAAGATGGAAACGAGAAGCCAAAAGATATGCCTCCAGAACTCCCCACACGGCCCAAGCCAACATCGCGGGCTCGTCTTCCCTCGGCGAAGCGGCCGCTGCCTGGAAGCATCGAAATTGTGGAATCCAACATCTCATTGAAGAAAGGAGGTGCCAAAGGAGTTAGGGGAAATAGTTTTGGCGCTAAAAAGGTTAAAGAAACGGAACCGGAAGAATCTCCCTATGTCATGGTTTCATCAGACGAAAAGGAATTGGAGGTGAGGTTGGAGGAGAGAGATGATGCCAAGCTCGCGAATTCTCCCCCAGGATCTCTCCCGAGGTTTAAGGAATGCGATTGGGATGGCAATTTGGGGTATTTCATAAAAAAGGTAGAGAGAGTTatctaattttgtttttttaaagctGATACTTATCGATCCTCCTCCTACAGAATAAGAGATCTAATGTTTGGAAATTTTGTCTTATCATTTCGTTCCAACAGTGATTTTTATGGCCTCTTGCACATTTTTTGTTGTGATGTTAAAGGTTTTTAGCCGATGGGATAGAATCCAACTTATATTCTTACTGCAATTATCGGTTCCAAACACTtcaatctctttgttggatgAGTCAACAGTCCAATGATCTATCTAAATCAACCTCAAACAAATCCCCATCCTGAATTAGAGCACTAGAATCTATTGCTGGTGTCATATTTTTTGGGGCACACAGGGCTTAATTTCTTAAGTTTACCATATATTTATTACATCAAGCCTCAACGTAGTTGGCCAATCTGATCACAGGGTAATAACTCTGATTTGTTTTCCAGAAACTGCATGTTTGGTGTCGACCACGTAATGGCCATTGGGAATCAGGAAAAATACAATCAACTTCAGGGGAGAAAGCTTCTGTTCTATTGTCAGATGGAAGTGTTAGTTCTCATGTCCTGCTAAGTGTTAcgattttaatgtttatgatgGCACTGAAGTGCTTGAACTTGAAGTATTAGCGTTCTCACAGTGATATGGCTCTAGGTTATGACAGTTTCCACACGAGAGCTTTTACCTGCCAATCCAGACATTCTTGAGGGTGTTGATGATCTCATACAACTTAGTTTTCTGAACGAGCCTTCAGTTCTTCACAACCTACAGTACAGATATGACCGAGACATAATATATGTAAGCACTAATAGTGTATTTTTGGCAGTATGAACTCTCAAAATCTTGTCTTTTCTCTTGAACAATTTTTTTACTTCTGTCATACCTAGAGTAAGGCAGGCCCTGTTTTAGTAGCAGTCAATCCTTTTAAAGATGTTCCACTCTATAGGAATGACTTCATTACGGCTTATAGACAAAGGCTTTTGGACAGTCCTCATGTTTATGCTATTGCGTGCACAGCATACAATGAGATGATGACAGGTGTTGTACAATTCCTTGAATGTATTTGGAACAACATTCTCGACATTTCTTCAAATGTAGACGATTAATTCTAATGTTAAGCTCTCTGTTGTGGGTTTTGCAGATAAAATAAATCAATCCATCATCATTAGGTTTGTTTGAGTGGTTCTATCATCTTAGTTGTGCAGTTTCTTAAATAAACTCccattcaaatatttatttgtgCCCGATTTCGTCCTGTTTCACTgggtagaattttttttttttttcttcacatagTTGAATTATATCAGGAAAGATATATGTTCTTGTTATAATTTGTAGCGGGGAGAGTGGTGCTGGGAAAACAGAAACTGCTAAGATAGCAATGCAATACTTGGCTGCTGTTGGTGGAGGCACTGGTGGGATAGAGTCGGAAATTCTGCAGACGAGCTGCATACTGGAGGCTTTTGGTAATGCAAAAACATCCAGGAATGACAACTCCAGCCGCTTTGTGAGTTGTGGTGACCAGTAAACCTTTACTTCATGATACATTTTTCGTCTTTCCTGTTCAATCTAGATGATGAAAGTGTGGctcattgataaaaaaattttgtacAGGGGAAGTTAATTGAAATACACTTCAGTGCTTTAGGAAAAATATGTGGTGCTAAAATACAGACATGTAAGCATGTTTATACTGGTTAAGTTGGGCTCTAGAATATTTTGTTGGCTTCTGCTTGATTCTTAGTTAACTGACTTCGTTCCTACATTTTTGTGCTTATCAATTTGTCGATGGAGTAGTCCTCCTTGAAAAGGTCAGTCTCCTATTTTAGGTAATGCTGACTCCTATATGCTCTAGTCTATGTGTTCTCTCTGGAGTCTGGACTAACTTTTTGAAACAATAAATGTCATCGGGGCAGTCAAGAGTTGTTCAGCTGGCAAACGGAGAGAGGTCATACCACATCTTCTACCAGCTTTGTGCCGGGGCTCCTCCTGATCTCCGAGGTTAATTTCTCAGCTTTGAGAGACTTGTGGATAACCTAGTTGGAAGCATATGTAACTTAGTACATTGTGGAACCTGTCAATTGGTTAGCATCATCTCTTGCTTAGCTTGCATGGATTGTTTTGTTTTCAGGTAGGTTGAAGTTAAAAAATGCCTGTGACTATAGCTATCTAAGTCAGAGTGATTGCCTAGAGATCCAAGACATCAATGAAGTTCAGAAGTTTCATTTGCTTATGGTAATGTACAGCACACGCCCTTACGTTATATGTCAAAATGACTACTTGCTATGGTTCAACTCTCACCTTCACAATTAACCAGCTCCATCCTATGGTCCATTTGAAGAGGTTTGAATCGTGAGATGGAAAGGTTGGAGCTACTTGGCTAGAAAACCTTAAAACAAATGACATAGTCTTTCATGAATTAAGTTACCAAACATTTGTGATTTAGGTGTATTTCCTAGGTTATTGGTTAGTACTTATTATAAAGTGTTGCTAATTTGTTCATGCTTTATTTAACTAGGTGGCCTTAGATACTGTCGGAATTTGCAAAGCAGATCAGGAGCATGCCTTTGAGATGCTTGCTGCAGTGCTATGGCTGGGAAACATATCATTTCTTGTGATTGACAATGAAAACCATATAGAGGTTATTGCTGATGAAggtgattttattttttgtgttaGTCTCCTACATTTTACCACCTCATGATTATAAAACTAATAGAAATCCATCGTCCATCTCCCCAAATGCTCTCTTATTTATTTGTGGGCGAAAAGAAATTTCTGTTGGtcatttctttttctttgacATTAGGATAAGTTGTAGGACGAGTTAGCTCAAATGTTCAAGTTTCTA is a window encoding:
- the LOC142527025 gene encoding B3 domain-containing transcription factor VAL3-like isoform X1; the protein is MSCLQCQQSSSNPDHFRNGWRLRSGASARLCLRCFSAYEEGRFCVTFHSKDDGWRKCESCDKLIHCGCIVSFNNHFLTDSGGIICMECTRFNFLLARNRCVSLERGIRAGESHHEPSGKSLVESQYCPRTDLEIQQVSEKYPLLKVSEKTCSEATTKTNLVQS
- the LOC142527025 gene encoding uncharacterized protein LOC142527025 isoform X2 encodes the protein MSCLQCQQSSSNPDHFRNGWRLRSGASARLCLRCFSAYEEGRFCVTFHSKDDGWRKCESCDKARNRCVSLERGIRAGESHHEPSGKSLVESQYCPRTDLEIQQVSEKYPLLKVSEKTCSEATTKTNLVQS